A segment of the Neochlamydia sp. S13 genome:
CAGACAGCTTTTCCATTTCCTCTTTAGAAAAACTAGATACAAGCTCGTAGGCTGCTCCTATTTGTTCTGGAACACGCGTTACCCATTTCATATCATCGGAAATATCTTTTAGTGCGTCAGCGGTATACATATATAGCTTATCTAACATCTTTTTTCATGTAAGATGTTTTTTTAATTGTTTTTAAACCTGTAAGAACTACTGTATTTCAATGCCTTTAGCAATATCTTAATTTTAAAAAGATAGATAAAGGGAGTAAAAATAAAAAACTGCTAAATTTCTCCCGATCAAAGCCAATCATTCAATAGAGCTTTTTGAATTAAAATCTAGCCCATTAACAGCGCTTAATTAGCCGTTGTTACTAAATGGTCCAATCCTTTCCCTGAATTGCTGAAGCTATACAAGTTATCTATTTTCTAAAAAAGGTTAACATTACGTAATCTTCTGATAAGGATAGGGCCGCGGAATCAATTGTTTTCTTCAATCGGTATAAAGGCAATCACATAAATAATTTTTTTTTAAATTGTTAAAAAAAATATTTACACAAAACTTAAAAAAAATGAAAGTGAGGTTTGATAAAACTTTAGCCGCAAAAAGCTGCAAAGTGCAGCCAAAGCGAAAAGATTATTATTCGTTCACAGAAAGGATAAATTCTGTAGACGCAAACATTCAAAAATGTTCGGAGGATTATAATATGAAGAAACTTTTGCTCACAGGTTTGGTAATGTGTGGTCTCTTTGTTGCTTCGCATAGCTATGCACAAGAGACGTCCGGAGCTACTTCTGCTGGCGCAGCCTTTGCTCAGAGCCAAGCTTCTAGCTCTCAAAAAGGGCAAGAATGGAATCAGAACAATCAGAATACCACCGAAGAGCATTATTGGAGCCATGATGGCCGCCGTTGGCATCCAGGCTCCTGTTCTATCGAGGGAGAAGATCACCCTTGTGCAGATAGAGCAGCAGATGCCCCTACTGGCGAATGCTGGTGTAAATATGTTCATTACGAGCCTTGTTATTATTATACCAAACGTTGTGTAACAGAGAATAAATACCGTACAAAAAAATGTACTCGCCAAGTACCAAAATACACCGAAGTTCAGAAATGTAGAATGGTTCCTCAGTATTATACCGAGACTGTTTGTAAATATGAAACCGAATGCTATGATGTTCAAGAATGTATACCAAGCAAAAAATGGGTTTCCGATCGTCATGTTAAATATGTTCCCAAATATTACTATAAGCATATATGCGGAAAATCAGGCTGCCCCACTCCCTGTCCTCGTTAATTAAGCCTGCTGTTTGATTCTTTTCGTAGCTGTCATTAGATTAATCTGATGACAGCTTTTTAAACATTCTATATGTTAATCGACTAAGTATGATGTTAATGAAATTATAAATGGTAATGGATATGTCTAAAAAACCTAGAATTTTAGCTTTCGCGGGCAGTTTGCGCAAAGACTCTCTAAATAAGAAACTGATTAAAATTGCGGCAGCTGGCGCTCAGCAGGCTGAAGCCGAAGTCACTCTTATAGATTTAAAAGATTACCCCTTACCTCTCTATGATCAGGATATTGAAGATCAACAAGGTCTGCCAGAAAATGCTTTAAAACTTAAAAAGTTAATGGTTCAACATGATGGATTTCTGATTGCTTCCCCGGAATATAATAGCTCAATACCGGCGGTTTTGAAAAATGTCATCGATTGGACTTCCAGAAAAGCGGAAGAGAACGAGCCTTTCCTATCCTGTTTTTTTGAAAAGCCAGTTGCTCTTTTGAGTGCCTCCCCAGGGCAGCTTGGCGGTATGCGGGGACTTGTGCATGTACGTTCCATGTTTTGCAATATTTTTTGTTATATAATTCCTCAGCAGAAATCCATCTCACAAGCACATCTAGCATTTAGCGAAGAAGGAAATTTAAAAAATATCAAAGATCAAGAAGATGTGCTAAATGTAGGTAGAAAATTAGCACAATTCATTATCAAATTTAATACATAATAAACCTTAAAGCAGCTACTATTGCATGTAAAAAATAACTTAAAAAATGTAAATTAGGTAATACCTAATCTCTCATAAGAAGTTCTAAATCATGTAGTTGAAATTCATAAGAGCCTATATAACAAAAAAAGATAAGCGGCCACGGGGCAAGTCCAGCTTTAGATGCGATTCTGCGGGCATCTGCAAAGCCAAAAATGCTTGTAAATAGCTGGTTTTCCTATTTGCACGACTTTCTGATTTACATTATCTTCTGCAAATCAAAAGCTTAAACAGTTTTATCCCTGTGACCGCTTACCAAAAAAGGTCTTGTTGAGCTAAATTTGAGAGCGTGATGATTTTATAATAATTTTTACTTTGCAGAAATCTATAGCCAAATTGAGAAAAATTAAAGCTTGTTTGATTATGCAGCCTGGAGAACTAAAGCTGTTGCCATGCTAGGTAGTGCATAGTAAAGTTTTATGCTTTCTGCAAATCAAGAAAAGTCTTTAAAAAATTGTTTTCAAGCCTCTTTAATCTAAGCTATATATTCTAATAATCTTTTACTTAAAAATTCTAGGATAGGAAGTTCTCCTTTATCGCTTTTATTCATCATACAAAGTGATTCTTCAGCTAGAGGAGGGGCTGTATTGTGTTAAGATAACAATTTTTAACATGCTTAAGATAAAAAAGGCTTCCTAATACCTTTTAAAGAAACTAGGTCTGCATATCCACAAAAGATATTAACCCTTTTCCAAGCTGACTCTCACCATAAAAACAAGCTTTTGATTAATTAGGTGACTACATAAAGAGCGGCTCAAAAGCATATAATTATAAATATTTAGGTAAACGTTTTGTTAAGTTTGTTTTAAAATAGCTAGAGGGCTTACTTGCTTTTAGGCTTTGTAGGCAGAGAGCAGCTGTTTTTTCCTATCAAAT
Coding sequences within it:
- a CDS encoding NADPH-dependent FMN reductase, with the protein product MSKKPRILAFAGSLRKDSLNKKLIKIAAAGAQQAEAEVTLIDLKDYPLPLYDQDIEDQQGLPENALKLKKLMVQHDGFLIASPEYNSSIPAVLKNVIDWTSRKAEENEPFLSCFFEKPVALLSASPGQLGGMRGLVHVRSMFCNIFCYIIPQQKSISQAHLAFSEEGNLKNIKDQEDVLNVGRKLAQFIIKFNT